The segment GCGACCACCATCGGCACCGGCATCGTCGGGGCGGGGGTGGTTGACCCGCACGTCATTTTCGGCGCGCTGATGGGCGCCATCGTCTGGAACGTCTTCACCTGGTGGCTGGGCATCCCGTCCAGCTCCTCCCACGCGCTGATCGGCGGCCTCGTCGGGGCCGGCGTGGCGAAGGCCGGGCTGGACGCCGTGGTGGTGTCCGGTCTGGCGAAGACCGCCGCGGCCATCGTCGTCTCGCCGGTGGTCGGCTTCCTGCTGGCCAGCGTGATGATCGTGGCGGTGTCCTGGATCTTCCGGCGCAGCACGCCCTTCGCGGTCGACCGGCTGTTCCGCCACATCCAGATCGGCTCCGCCGCGCTCTACAGCCTGGGACACGGCGGCAACGACGCCCAGAAGACCATGGGCATCATCGCCGTCCTGCTCTATTCCCAGGGCCTGTTGGGGGAAACCTTCCACGTGCCCTTCTGGGTGGTCATCACCTGTCAGGCCGCGATGGGGCTGGGCACGCTGTTCGGCGGCTGGCGCATCGTCAAGACCATGGGGTCCAAGCTGACCGACCTGAAGCCGGTCCAGGGCTCCTGCGCGGAGACCGGCGGGGCCATCACCCTGTTCGTCGCGACGTGGCTCGGCGTGCCGGTCAGCACGACCCACACCATCACCGGGGCCATCATCGGCGTCGGCGCCGCCCGCCGCACCAGCGCGGTGCGCTGGGGGCTGGCGCAGGGCATCGTCATGGCCTGGGTCATCACTCTGCCGGCGACCGCCGTCGTCGGCGCGCTCTTCTACGAGCTGTCGCTGGCGCTGTGGTGACAGACCTAAAGCGAACTTCCGTTCGCTTTAGACACATATCGCCTCATTCGCCGGCGGGCTCCGGTCGCATGTGCGACCGGGACCGCCGTCGCGGTCCAAAGCGGATTGCAATCCGCTTTAGCGGGGCCGGCGGGCCGAAAGGCCCGCCACCGGCTTCCACCCCGGCGACCCAGCGCAGCGACACGGCGCAGAACGCGAAAAGGGCGGCCCGAGGCCGCCCTTTTTCGTACCATCCGCGCTGAAAATGGAGCGGGCGAAGGGATTCGAACCCTCGACCCCAACCTTGGCAAGGTTGTGCTCTACCCCTGAGCTACGCCCGCGCCGCTCCAGCGGAGGAGCGCCCGTATACGCCCCGGCGGCGGCCAAGGCAAGCCTATTTTTTCACGCGACACCAATCCGTGCGTCGAAGGAGCCGCGGCACGGCAGGAATGCAGGCGGGCGGGGCCCGCCGCTTGCGGATTGCGCGATAAAACATACCAACATATGTTACGCTGCCTCGTTCACAACGGAATTACCCAACCGTTGTTTTGAATGTCTGCGCATTCGGGTTTGTTTCCTCTAACATGCCGATGACGCTCCGCAGGGGGGCTTCGATGGCCGGAACGGATATGGATCTGGGCGAATCGCAACCGATGCCCACGGCGGCGCCTCGGAAGGCGTCCTGCCGGCCCATGCCCGCACCCGACGCCACGCGCGCCCCGGAATTGGCGGATAGCGGGGCGACCCGGCGCAACAGCGCGGAACGCAAGGTCGTCACCGTCCTGTTCGCCGACATCGTCGAATCCTCCAGCATGGTGTCGGGCCGCGACCCGGAGGAGGCCGACCAGACCCTTCTCACCATTCTGCAAGTCCTCACCGACTCGGTAGAGCGCTACGGCGGCACGGTGGCCCAGGTGCTGGGCGACGGCATCATGGCGGTGTTCGGCGCGCCCTCCGCGCAGGAGGACCACGCGTTGCGCGCCTGCCTCGCCGCGCAGGACATCGCCCGCTCGGCCATCGATTCGGACGAGTTCAAGATGCGGGTCGGCATCAGCTCCGGCGAGGTGGTGGCCCAGATCATCGAGACGGGCGTCTGGACCGATTACCGCACGGTGGGCGAGACGGTGCATGTCGCCGCCAAGCTGCAGCAGCGGGCGCACCCCAACAGCGTGCTGCTGAGCCGCGAGACGCTGGACCTCGTGCCCAAGGGCCTGAGCGTCCGTCCGGCGGGGACGCTGCGCCTGTCCGCCACGGCGGAGCCGGTGACCGCCTTCGCCCTGGAAGCGGCGCGGGCGATGCGGCGCACGGCGATGGACCTGCTGTCCGCCGAAGGCACCCTGTTCGTGGGGCGCCAACCGGAACTGGCCATGCTGACCGGCGCGCTGCGGCGGGCCGAGCGGGGCCACGGCGCCTGCGCCATCCTGATCGGAGAGGCCGGCATCGGCAAGTCCCGGCTGACCGGCGAGCTGATGCGCAGCCCGGAGGCCGCGGCCTTCACCATCGCCATCTGGCCGCAATTCCCGATCCGCCGCCTGGGCGACCCCGACGACCTGGAGGCGGCGGCCCGCTGCCTCGCCCTGGCGGTCTGCGGAGCGGCGGACGGCCCTGCGATGGATGGCCCCACACCGGATGGCCGCACACGGGATGACCCGACACTGAATGGTCCGGCGGTGGCCCGCCTGACCGCCGCCGCGGCGCGCAACGGCGGCGAACTGGCCGGCGAAGCGATGCGGG is part of the Azospirillum baldaniorum genome and harbors:
- a CDS encoding inorganic phosphate transporter yields the protein MEAATLALPILIGLIGVALLFDFLNGLHDAANSIATVVSTRVLSPRTAVAMAAFFNFIAFLFFGLHVATTIGTGIVGAGVVDPHVIFGALMGAIVWNVFTWWLGIPSSSSHALIGGLVGAGVAKAGLDAVVVSGLAKTAAAIVVSPVVGFLLASVMIVAVSWIFRRSTPFAVDRLFRHIQIGSAALYSLGHGGNDAQKTMGIIAVLLYSQGLLGETFHVPFWVVITCQAAMGLGTLFGGWRIVKTMGSKLTDLKPVQGSCAETGGAITLFVATWLGVPVSTTHTITGAIIGVGAARRTSAVRWGLAQGIVMAWVITLPATAVVGALFYELSLALW